The Mytilus galloprovincialis chromosome 2, xbMytGall1.hap1.1, whole genome shotgun sequence genome has a window encoding:
- the LOC143063934 gene encoding transient receptor potential cation channel subfamily V member 5-like isoform X1 — protein sequence MDEENERGYSSVESKTGKGYVTIDESRKIIKRSKSQPTGEKHKKKTFSTRRKMDKNTRRHFITLLDTNPDSFLQELSSGIKANSNEKVRELLTIMENKCSPLHCMKQYREGEDKSETLLHMAVKYEDDFDIIKRIIELCPDLLSLARETSENYQGQTPLHIAITRGDDNVTELLLSSSNLESERKQYSSRTKLTMINTPAVGRIFANTVMMGELPLSVAALTFNETIVDLLLDHGANMHSENSCGDTVLHSLVKYAAVYPNKIDNVINMFTYLIERMRENNTSHGRYQGIDTDIFLKEDSYVWFLKNDEFLTPLQLSAKLGVVEIFQFIINLENVYSFVSTHDGLFDVKLYDITEIDTVANHHVASTTTGNEGYGSKKVSRNIDGVSRTSIKSKTNCNPFKCSQFDNPETESILEMMFDFDYQSHSAFRIIETIPVKNIILEKWQKLRYIYFIWGFLHVLMTVFLTMEIVIRSELYALKTASNTSTLEITVPDASKSFAEFVSWMSVVLGGGVYCLMVLLLLIAKKRRPNTLRYIFHNLGYVFFLIAFSVSLFVDFFMTRTKSTHDNIALILAVIAGWWFSVFFLRAIRLFSFFTEMIRRVIIGDLLRFSVIISFMLFAFTAGMYAVFVGAVRLDQQTSAYEEAVTEHFSSFGGAMLTMFKLMLGLDDFGVLNQARIPGLAIALYIVFALLTYVLLINSLIAMMSQTCAVVLEDRYPQWRLQQLSVVLFLEDLFCLSCIRYLFGSPGTEKEIRGFDPVSKQNKIYSRYFLKIHSLQTTYASEEDREAMKKTVKEKEPIRMDGSLRSDQGTLNYLLKTGYSPSIRRRTTRRMNRPEMETPAISIDDVSSSHRKKSPRRNKHLSRVREEEEIITKQSAAKLGSEPDLIKSEKSPQSRRRRYHSENMHEKENRKSPSVASVASDYTRSDGLLTPVENKLHVHGHFNSCPERKELFIPNGYPHVDIEPYPHASE from the exons ATGGACGAAGAAAATGAAAGAGGGTACAGTAGTGTCGAAAGTAAAACCGGAAAGGGATATGTAACAATTGATGAAAGtcgaaaaattattaaaaggagTAAATCTCAACCGACAG GTGAAAAACACAAGAAAAAAACATTCAGCACACGACGAAAGATGGATAAAAACACAAGAAGACATTTCATCACACTACTGGATACAAATCCTGATAGTTTTTTACAAGAACTGTCGTCCGGAATCAAAGCGAATTCAAACGAAAAAGTCCGCGAACTGCTCACTATAATGGAAAACAAATGTAGTCCTTTACACTGCATGAAACAATACCGCGAAGGTGAAGATAAAAGTGAGACTTTACTTCATATGGCCGTAAAATACGAAGAtgattttgatattataaagAGAATAATTGAATTATGTCCAGATTTGCTGTCTCTGGCAAGGGAAACGTCCGAAAACTACCAAGGACAAACACCACTTCACATTGCGATAACTAGAGGCGATGATAATGTAACAGAATTATTGCTTTCGTCGTCGAATTTAGAATCGGAGAGAAAGCAGTATTCAAGTCGGACGAAATTAACTATGATTAATACACCGGCAGTTGGCAGGATATTTGCTAATACGGTAATGATGGGTGAACTACCATTAAGTGTTGCGGCTTTGACTTTCAACGAGACAATCGTGGATCTCTTGTTAGATCATGGTGCTAATATGCATTCTGAAAACAGTTGTGGGGACACTGTTTTACATTCTCTTGTAAAATACGCTGCTGTTTATCCAAACAAAATCGACAATGTTATTAACATGTTTACATACCTTATCGAGAGGATGAGAGAGAATAATACGAGTCATGGTCGATACCAAGGCATTGATACCGACATTTTCTTAAAAGAAGATTCATATGTTTGGTTTTTGAAAAATGACGAATTTCTAACGCCATTACAACTATCCGCTAAACTAGGAGTCGTTGAAATTTTCCAATTTATAATTAATCTTGAAAACGTCTATTCCTTTGTAAGCACACATGACGGACTGTTTGATGTAAAATTGTATGATATCACCGAAATTGATACGGTTGCTAATCACCACGTGGCATCGACTACTACTGGAAACGAAGGCTACGGAAGTAAAAAGGTTTCCAGAAATATTGACGGTGTTTCTCGTACAAGTATCAAGTCAAAAACAAATTGCAACCCTTTTAAATGTAGTCAGTTTGATAATCCAGAAACTGAGTCAATTTTAGAAATGATGTTTGATTTCGACTACCAGAGTCATTCTGCCTTCAGAATAATTGAAACGATACCAGTAAAGAATATAATTCTTGAAAAATGGCAGAAGTTAAggtatatttatttcatttgggGCTTTCTGCATGTGTTAATGACCGTGTTTTTAACCATGGAAATAGTCATCAGGTCCGAGTTATATGCCCTCAAAACTGCTTCAAACACAAGTACACTCGAAATAACTGTTCCGGATGCATCAAAGAGTTTTGCTGAATTTGTGTCCTGGATGAGTGTCGTTCTTGGTGGTGGAGTTTATTGCTTAATGGTTCTTTTGTTGCTGATTGCAAAGAAAAGGAGACCGAATACGCTTCGATATATTTTTCATAACTTAGGATACGTATTCTTTTTAATCGCGTTTTCTGtaagtttatttgttgactttttCATGACAAGAACCAAAAGCACACATGACAATATTGCTTTAATACTAGCCGTAATTGCTGGTTGGTGGTTTTCCGTATTTTTCTTACGAGCTATCCGGCTATTTAGTTTTTTCACAGAAATGATCCGAAGAGTCATTATAGGAGATCTTTTGCGATTTTCAGTCATTATTTCGTTTATGTTGTTTGCATTTACCGCAGGCATGTATGCCGTCTTTGTCGGTGCTGTTAGATTAGATCAGCAAACTTCTGCATACGAGGAAGCTGTTACTGAACACTTTAGTAGTTTTGGAGGTGCCATGTTAACTATGTTTAAACTAATGTTAGGTTTGGATGATTTTGGAGTTTTAAATCAAGCCAGAATCCCAGGTTTAGCAATAGCGCTTTACATAGTGTTTGCTTTGCTTACTTACGTGCTATTAATAAATTCACTTATAGCCATGATGTCACAGACATGCGCAGTGGTTCTTGAAGATAGATACCCACAATGGCGACTGCAACAACTTTCTGTCGTGTTATTCCTAGAAGATCTATTTTGTTTATCTTGCATTCGATATTTATTTGGATCCCCGGGAACAGAGAAAGAAATTCGTGGATTTGACCCAGtttcaaagcaaaataaaatttacagtcgatactttttaaaaatacattcatTACAAACAACATATGCTTCAGAGGAAGATCGAGAAGCTATGAAAAAGACGGTGAAAGAAAAAGAGCCAATCAGAATGGACGGATCGTTACGGTCTGATCAAGGAACATTAAATTATCTTTTGAAAACAGGATATTCACCGTCCATTCGTAGACGAACAACACGTAGAATGAACCGACCTGAAATGGAAACGCCAGCTATAAGCATTGATGATGTAAGTAGTTCACACCGAAAGAAATCACCGAGAAGAAATAAGCATCTCAGTAGAGTGAGAGAGGAAGAGGAAATAATTACAAAACAGTCGGCTGCAAAGTTAGGTTCCGAACCAGATTTGATTAAGTCAGAAAAATCGCCTCAGAGCAGAAGGCGAAGATACCATTCGGAAAACATGCATGAAAAGGAAAATAGAAAATCGCCGTCTGTTGCTTCAGTGGCGAGTGATTATACGCGGTCAGATGGACTACTTACTCCCGTCGAAAATAAATTGCATGTTCATGGTCATTTTAACAGTTGCCCTGAAAGAAAAGAACTTTTCATTCCGAATGGATATCCCCACGTTGATATAGAACCATATCCTCATGCAAGTGAATGA
- the LOC143063934 gene encoding transient receptor potential cation channel subfamily V member 5-like isoform X2 codes for MAEKGEKRSGTNILAGEKHKKKTFSTRRKMDKNTRRHFITLLDTNPDSFLQELSSGIKANSNEKVRELLTIMENKCSPLHCMKQYREGEDKSETLLHMAVKYEDDFDIIKRIIELCPDLLSLARETSENYQGQTPLHIAITRGDDNVTELLLSSSNLESERKQYSSRTKLTMINTPAVGRIFANTVMMGELPLSVAALTFNETIVDLLLDHGANMHSENSCGDTVLHSLVKYAAVYPNKIDNVINMFTYLIERMRENNTSHGRYQGIDTDIFLKEDSYVWFLKNDEFLTPLQLSAKLGVVEIFQFIINLENVYSFVSTHDGLFDVKLYDITEIDTVANHHVASTTTGNEGYGSKKVSRNIDGVSRTSIKSKTNCNPFKCSQFDNPETESILEMMFDFDYQSHSAFRIIETIPVKNIILEKWQKLRYIYFIWGFLHVLMTVFLTMEIVIRSELYALKTASNTSTLEITVPDASKSFAEFVSWMSVVLGGGVYCLMVLLLLIAKKRRPNTLRYIFHNLGYVFFLIAFSVSLFVDFFMTRTKSTHDNIALILAVIAGWWFSVFFLRAIRLFSFFTEMIRRVIIGDLLRFSVIISFMLFAFTAGMYAVFVGAVRLDQQTSAYEEAVTEHFSSFGGAMLTMFKLMLGLDDFGVLNQARIPGLAIALYIVFALLTYVLLINSLIAMMSQTCAVVLEDRYPQWRLQQLSVVLFLEDLFCLSCIRYLFGSPGTEKEIRGFDPVSKQNKIYSRYFLKIHSLQTTYASEEDREAMKKTVKEKEPIRMDGSLRSDQGTLNYLLKTGYSPSIRRRTTRRMNRPEMETPAISIDDVSSSHRKKSPRRNKHLSRVREEEEIITKQSAAKLGSEPDLIKSEKSPQSRRRRYHSENMHEKENRKSPSVASVASDYTRSDGLLTPVENKLHVHGHFNSCPERKELFIPNGYPHVDIEPYPHASE; via the coding sequence GTGAAAAACACAAGAAAAAAACATTCAGCACACGACGAAAGATGGATAAAAACACAAGAAGACATTTCATCACACTACTGGATACAAATCCTGATAGTTTTTTACAAGAACTGTCGTCCGGAATCAAAGCGAATTCAAACGAAAAAGTCCGCGAACTGCTCACTATAATGGAAAACAAATGTAGTCCTTTACACTGCATGAAACAATACCGCGAAGGTGAAGATAAAAGTGAGACTTTACTTCATATGGCCGTAAAATACGAAGAtgattttgatattataaagAGAATAATTGAATTATGTCCAGATTTGCTGTCTCTGGCAAGGGAAACGTCCGAAAACTACCAAGGACAAACACCACTTCACATTGCGATAACTAGAGGCGATGATAATGTAACAGAATTATTGCTTTCGTCGTCGAATTTAGAATCGGAGAGAAAGCAGTATTCAAGTCGGACGAAATTAACTATGATTAATACACCGGCAGTTGGCAGGATATTTGCTAATACGGTAATGATGGGTGAACTACCATTAAGTGTTGCGGCTTTGACTTTCAACGAGACAATCGTGGATCTCTTGTTAGATCATGGTGCTAATATGCATTCTGAAAACAGTTGTGGGGACACTGTTTTACATTCTCTTGTAAAATACGCTGCTGTTTATCCAAACAAAATCGACAATGTTATTAACATGTTTACATACCTTATCGAGAGGATGAGAGAGAATAATACGAGTCATGGTCGATACCAAGGCATTGATACCGACATTTTCTTAAAAGAAGATTCATATGTTTGGTTTTTGAAAAATGACGAATTTCTAACGCCATTACAACTATCCGCTAAACTAGGAGTCGTTGAAATTTTCCAATTTATAATTAATCTTGAAAACGTCTATTCCTTTGTAAGCACACATGACGGACTGTTTGATGTAAAATTGTATGATATCACCGAAATTGATACGGTTGCTAATCACCACGTGGCATCGACTACTACTGGAAACGAAGGCTACGGAAGTAAAAAGGTTTCCAGAAATATTGACGGTGTTTCTCGTACAAGTATCAAGTCAAAAACAAATTGCAACCCTTTTAAATGTAGTCAGTTTGATAATCCAGAAACTGAGTCAATTTTAGAAATGATGTTTGATTTCGACTACCAGAGTCATTCTGCCTTCAGAATAATTGAAACGATACCAGTAAAGAATATAATTCTTGAAAAATGGCAGAAGTTAAggtatatttatttcatttgggGCTTTCTGCATGTGTTAATGACCGTGTTTTTAACCATGGAAATAGTCATCAGGTCCGAGTTATATGCCCTCAAAACTGCTTCAAACACAAGTACACTCGAAATAACTGTTCCGGATGCATCAAAGAGTTTTGCTGAATTTGTGTCCTGGATGAGTGTCGTTCTTGGTGGTGGAGTTTATTGCTTAATGGTTCTTTTGTTGCTGATTGCAAAGAAAAGGAGACCGAATACGCTTCGATATATTTTTCATAACTTAGGATACGTATTCTTTTTAATCGCGTTTTCTGtaagtttatttgttgactttttCATGACAAGAACCAAAAGCACACATGACAATATTGCTTTAATACTAGCCGTAATTGCTGGTTGGTGGTTTTCCGTATTTTTCTTACGAGCTATCCGGCTATTTAGTTTTTTCACAGAAATGATCCGAAGAGTCATTATAGGAGATCTTTTGCGATTTTCAGTCATTATTTCGTTTATGTTGTTTGCATTTACCGCAGGCATGTATGCCGTCTTTGTCGGTGCTGTTAGATTAGATCAGCAAACTTCTGCATACGAGGAAGCTGTTACTGAACACTTTAGTAGTTTTGGAGGTGCCATGTTAACTATGTTTAAACTAATGTTAGGTTTGGATGATTTTGGAGTTTTAAATCAAGCCAGAATCCCAGGTTTAGCAATAGCGCTTTACATAGTGTTTGCTTTGCTTACTTACGTGCTATTAATAAATTCACTTATAGCCATGATGTCACAGACATGCGCAGTGGTTCTTGAAGATAGATACCCACAATGGCGACTGCAACAACTTTCTGTCGTGTTATTCCTAGAAGATCTATTTTGTTTATCTTGCATTCGATATTTATTTGGATCCCCGGGAACAGAGAAAGAAATTCGTGGATTTGACCCAGtttcaaagcaaaataaaatttacagtcgatactttttaaaaatacattcatTACAAACAACATATGCTTCAGAGGAAGATCGAGAAGCTATGAAAAAGACGGTGAAAGAAAAAGAGCCAATCAGAATGGACGGATCGTTACGGTCTGATCAAGGAACATTAAATTATCTTTTGAAAACAGGATATTCACCGTCCATTCGTAGACGAACAACACGTAGAATGAACCGACCTGAAATGGAAACGCCAGCTATAAGCATTGATGATGTAAGTAGTTCACACCGAAAGAAATCACCGAGAAGAAATAAGCATCTCAGTAGAGTGAGAGAGGAAGAGGAAATAATTACAAAACAGTCGGCTGCAAAGTTAGGTTCCGAACCAGATTTGATTAAGTCAGAAAAATCGCCTCAGAGCAGAAGGCGAAGATACCATTCGGAAAACATGCATGAAAAGGAAAATAGAAAATCGCCGTCTGTTGCTTCAGTGGCGAGTGATTATACGCGGTCAGATGGACTACTTACTCCCGTCGAAAATAAATTGCATGTTCATGGTCATTTTAACAGTTGCCCTGAAAGAAAAGAACTTTTCATTCCGAATGGATATCCCCACGTTGATATAGAACCATATCCTCATGCAAGTGAATGA
- the LOC143063934 gene encoding transient receptor potential cation channel subfamily V member 5-like isoform X3 — MDKNTRRHFITLLDTNPDSFLQELSSGIKANSNEKVRELLTIMENKCSPLHCMKQYREGEDKSETLLHMAVKYEDDFDIIKRIIELCPDLLSLARETSENYQGQTPLHIAITRGDDNVTELLLSSSNLESERKQYSSRTKLTMINTPAVGRIFANTVMMGELPLSVAALTFNETIVDLLLDHGANMHSENSCGDTVLHSLVKYAAVYPNKIDNVINMFTYLIERMRENNTSHGRYQGIDTDIFLKEDSYVWFLKNDEFLTPLQLSAKLGVVEIFQFIINLENVYSFVSTHDGLFDVKLYDITEIDTVANHHVASTTTGNEGYGSKKVSRNIDGVSRTSIKSKTNCNPFKCSQFDNPETESILEMMFDFDYQSHSAFRIIETIPVKNIILEKWQKLRYIYFIWGFLHVLMTVFLTMEIVIRSELYALKTASNTSTLEITVPDASKSFAEFVSWMSVVLGGGVYCLMVLLLLIAKKRRPNTLRYIFHNLGYVFFLIAFSVSLFVDFFMTRTKSTHDNIALILAVIAGWWFSVFFLRAIRLFSFFTEMIRRVIIGDLLRFSVIISFMLFAFTAGMYAVFVGAVRLDQQTSAYEEAVTEHFSSFGGAMLTMFKLMLGLDDFGVLNQARIPGLAIALYIVFALLTYVLLINSLIAMMSQTCAVVLEDRYPQWRLQQLSVVLFLEDLFCLSCIRYLFGSPGTEKEIRGFDPVSKQNKIYSRYFLKIHSLQTTYASEEDREAMKKTVKEKEPIRMDGSLRSDQGTLNYLLKTGYSPSIRRRTTRRMNRPEMETPAISIDDVSSSHRKKSPRRNKHLSRVREEEEIITKQSAAKLGSEPDLIKSEKSPQSRRRRYHSENMHEKENRKSPSVASVASDYTRSDGLLTPVENKLHVHGHFNSCPERKELFIPNGYPHVDIEPYPHASE, encoded by the coding sequence ATGGATAAAAACACAAGAAGACATTTCATCACACTACTGGATACAAATCCTGATAGTTTTTTACAAGAACTGTCGTCCGGAATCAAAGCGAATTCAAACGAAAAAGTCCGCGAACTGCTCACTATAATGGAAAACAAATGTAGTCCTTTACACTGCATGAAACAATACCGCGAAGGTGAAGATAAAAGTGAGACTTTACTTCATATGGCCGTAAAATACGAAGAtgattttgatattataaagAGAATAATTGAATTATGTCCAGATTTGCTGTCTCTGGCAAGGGAAACGTCCGAAAACTACCAAGGACAAACACCACTTCACATTGCGATAACTAGAGGCGATGATAATGTAACAGAATTATTGCTTTCGTCGTCGAATTTAGAATCGGAGAGAAAGCAGTATTCAAGTCGGACGAAATTAACTATGATTAATACACCGGCAGTTGGCAGGATATTTGCTAATACGGTAATGATGGGTGAACTACCATTAAGTGTTGCGGCTTTGACTTTCAACGAGACAATCGTGGATCTCTTGTTAGATCATGGTGCTAATATGCATTCTGAAAACAGTTGTGGGGACACTGTTTTACATTCTCTTGTAAAATACGCTGCTGTTTATCCAAACAAAATCGACAATGTTATTAACATGTTTACATACCTTATCGAGAGGATGAGAGAGAATAATACGAGTCATGGTCGATACCAAGGCATTGATACCGACATTTTCTTAAAAGAAGATTCATATGTTTGGTTTTTGAAAAATGACGAATTTCTAACGCCATTACAACTATCCGCTAAACTAGGAGTCGTTGAAATTTTCCAATTTATAATTAATCTTGAAAACGTCTATTCCTTTGTAAGCACACATGACGGACTGTTTGATGTAAAATTGTATGATATCACCGAAATTGATACGGTTGCTAATCACCACGTGGCATCGACTACTACTGGAAACGAAGGCTACGGAAGTAAAAAGGTTTCCAGAAATATTGACGGTGTTTCTCGTACAAGTATCAAGTCAAAAACAAATTGCAACCCTTTTAAATGTAGTCAGTTTGATAATCCAGAAACTGAGTCAATTTTAGAAATGATGTTTGATTTCGACTACCAGAGTCATTCTGCCTTCAGAATAATTGAAACGATACCAGTAAAGAATATAATTCTTGAAAAATGGCAGAAGTTAAggtatatttatttcatttgggGCTTTCTGCATGTGTTAATGACCGTGTTTTTAACCATGGAAATAGTCATCAGGTCCGAGTTATATGCCCTCAAAACTGCTTCAAACACAAGTACACTCGAAATAACTGTTCCGGATGCATCAAAGAGTTTTGCTGAATTTGTGTCCTGGATGAGTGTCGTTCTTGGTGGTGGAGTTTATTGCTTAATGGTTCTTTTGTTGCTGATTGCAAAGAAAAGGAGACCGAATACGCTTCGATATATTTTTCATAACTTAGGATACGTATTCTTTTTAATCGCGTTTTCTGtaagtttatttgttgactttttCATGACAAGAACCAAAAGCACACATGACAATATTGCTTTAATACTAGCCGTAATTGCTGGTTGGTGGTTTTCCGTATTTTTCTTACGAGCTATCCGGCTATTTAGTTTTTTCACAGAAATGATCCGAAGAGTCATTATAGGAGATCTTTTGCGATTTTCAGTCATTATTTCGTTTATGTTGTTTGCATTTACCGCAGGCATGTATGCCGTCTTTGTCGGTGCTGTTAGATTAGATCAGCAAACTTCTGCATACGAGGAAGCTGTTACTGAACACTTTAGTAGTTTTGGAGGTGCCATGTTAACTATGTTTAAACTAATGTTAGGTTTGGATGATTTTGGAGTTTTAAATCAAGCCAGAATCCCAGGTTTAGCAATAGCGCTTTACATAGTGTTTGCTTTGCTTACTTACGTGCTATTAATAAATTCACTTATAGCCATGATGTCACAGACATGCGCAGTGGTTCTTGAAGATAGATACCCACAATGGCGACTGCAACAACTTTCTGTCGTGTTATTCCTAGAAGATCTATTTTGTTTATCTTGCATTCGATATTTATTTGGATCCCCGGGAACAGAGAAAGAAATTCGTGGATTTGACCCAGtttcaaagcaaaataaaatttacagtcgatactttttaaaaatacattcatTACAAACAACATATGCTTCAGAGGAAGATCGAGAAGCTATGAAAAAGACGGTGAAAGAAAAAGAGCCAATCAGAATGGACGGATCGTTACGGTCTGATCAAGGAACATTAAATTATCTTTTGAAAACAGGATATTCACCGTCCATTCGTAGACGAACAACACGTAGAATGAACCGACCTGAAATGGAAACGCCAGCTATAAGCATTGATGATGTAAGTAGTTCACACCGAAAGAAATCACCGAGAAGAAATAAGCATCTCAGTAGAGTGAGAGAGGAAGAGGAAATAATTACAAAACAGTCGGCTGCAAAGTTAGGTTCCGAACCAGATTTGATTAAGTCAGAAAAATCGCCTCAGAGCAGAAGGCGAAGATACCATTCGGAAAACATGCATGAAAAGGAAAATAGAAAATCGCCGTCTGTTGCTTCAGTGGCGAGTGATTATACGCGGTCAGATGGACTACTTACTCCCGTCGAAAATAAATTGCATGTTCATGGTCATTTTAACAGTTGCCCTGAAAGAAAAGAACTTTTCATTCCGAATGGATATCCCCACGTTGATATAGAACCATATCCTCATGCAAGTGAATGA